In the Salvia miltiorrhiza cultivar Shanhuang (shh) chromosome 8, IMPLAD_Smil_shh, whole genome shotgun sequence genome, AACGCCTTCAAATGCAACTAAACAGAAGGCAGCTGCAGCCAAGCAGTATATTGAAAAGCATTACAAGGAACAAATGAAGAGCTTGCAGGAAAGGAGGGAGCGGTATGACAAATTTTCTGTCTTTTATTGTGGATTTTAGACATATTTCCCCTGCATGCTATGTTTACTCATCATGATTCATGTCGTCGACAGACATAGCATAAGACTTTCTTATGTCAAACTTCCTTGACATTGCTATTTTCAGTATTTTGTCAGAAGTCATATGTGCcagttatattatatatatgggATTACATTTGGAGTAATGCCCTCCATTTGACAAAACGAATCTGATATCATCTGCCACATCTCCTTAATTTTTTGTAAGCTGGTTATTGAGTATGAATGTGAAATTGTTTCCTTCACATATCGAACGAACTGCCTTTTTTTTATGTCTTGTGAATGAGTGGAGACATTTTGTTAAAATAGTTTGCACAGTGAGTTATGTTACGAAACAAAGCTCTTTATGAAGTTTCGGTTCAAATACATGTCAGAATTCTGCTATTTTCATTTGTTAGCctctatataatatatttttatgtctTCCGATGGAGAATTCCTTGTATTAGTTCTTAATAGCTTCAGCATTCTATATTTGAGACATTAGCAGAAGTTGGAGTTCAATCTTCTTTCGCCTTTTGTTAGGAATACTAGATTAATAAAGAATGTTGTTTTGGTGGCTAATAATCTCCTCAAGCTCAAAGTGAATAACTGGGAGCTAGATTTGCAGCGCTTGATTTTCACAAGGAATCAGTAAGACCTAAAATCAGTTTGGTTCTTGGGTATGCATCTCCTTAGAATATTAGGTAACTCTCCATAGTGACATGATATCTAACAGAATCTATACAAAATATATGCTGGAGTTTCTTAGTATGAAAGATTATGCTTCTTCTCCTTCCATCTGGCCAGATCCCCAATTCCGCTTTTCCTTTGGGTTCTTGTCTGCATTCTGAGCATTTTAAAACTAATGTCAAAGCTGCTTCTCATTTTTTGCaatttctctttctctcctttTTGGGGGTTGCATATgttgttttattttatgaacAGCACCATTCCTGTTGATTTATCTTACATCGTGTGCAAATACTGAATTACAAGTTTCTGGTTTCTTTTAGACGTAATATGCTTGAGAAGAAACTAGCTGATGCTGACGTCTCTGCGGAAGAGCAAAACAACATTTTGAAGTACTTAGAGAAGAAGGAAACAGAATATATGCGCCTTCAGAGGCATAAAATGGGTGCTGATGATTTTGAGCCATTAACCATGATTGGAAAGGGTGCATTTGGGGAggttctctctttctctctcttgcaCGCCTGGGATTTGATGCAATTGTTTCTCTTTTGGGTGTTAATACTGAATAACATCACTTCCATGATATGATATATTGTTGATACAGCACCCTGTTTTTAGTGTCTTACCTCTTATTTTCATGTAAGGCTGAAAAATGGCATTTGTAAATATCTCTGTTGATTCTTGTTCTGAACATTGATACTTAATGATTTCGACATAGGCAAAATCATCAATCAAAAGGAGTACTTGCCTCCTGCTTGCAGTTGAGGCCCATGCATTCCATTCCTTGAGTGGAGAAGGAGAATTTTGTTTAAGACAAGCCAACTTTGATTACATCTTAAATTGATCAGTTACTAGttgcattttatttttcttgttcttGTACGGATGGAAAAACGTAGGACAGTAGTTTGTCTTAGCATTTGATGCTGATTCCTATGTTACCCATTAAGCTTTTTCCATGTTTGTGCCTATAACTTTTCTAAAACAATCATTGTCAACTTCAGGTTAGAATCTGCAGGGAGAAGAAAACTGGCCATGTTTATGCCATGAAAAAGCTTAAGAAATCAGAGATGCTTCGTAGGGGTCAGGTAGAATTAATTTCTCATTCAAAACAAAAGAACAATTATGTGAAGTTTATCTGTTAACCTTATTCCTCCTCATTCTCCATGTCTAGGTTGAGCATGTAAAAGCAGAAAGGAATTTACTAGCGGAAGTTGACAGCAATTGCATTGTCAAACTTTATTGTTCTTTCCAAGATGAAGAGTATCTATATCTAATTATGGAATACCTTCCTGGTGGAGATGTGATGACTCTACTGATGCGTAAAGATACATTAACAGAAGATGAAGCCAAATTTTATGTAGGAGAAACAGTTCTTGCAATTGAATCTATCCACAAACACAATTACATTCATAGGTTGCCCTACTTGCTGATTACCCAATGAGAATGGAGTCCTATAGTATTTTAGATTGATATCAGATCTTAAttctttctttatatttttcagGGATATCAAGCCTGATAACTTGCTTCTTGATAAAAATGGTCACATGAAGTTGTCTGATTTTGGATTGTGCAAACCACTGGATTGCAGTAATATTCAAGAAAAGGATTTTACTGTAGGAAACAACTATAGTGGGGCTCTTCAAAGTGATGGGCGTCCAGCAGCACCTAAGCGCACTCAACAGGAGCAACTGCAGCACTGGCAGCGGAACAGGAGGATGCTTGTAGGTTTCCAACTTGTTCAAATTCTTAATTTTACACTGCTGACCTAATTAATTCTTAGCTTTAAATTCTGATATGTCGAGAGTTGGTAAACTTCATTATTGAAGATGAacggaaaaaaaggaaaaagaaaaaggaaacacATGtcttaaagaaaaagaaaaaggaaacacATGTCTTTTCTTCACATATGTAATGCTGGGTCATTGATAGGACAATGGGAATCAGGAATCAATTTTGTTTTTCTGTGGCTACATAAGCATACTTGTAATGTTTTCTTACAAGGTGTTGGAACATAAACATGCGGACAAGGATGAATTCaagtacatatatatacatgtgtgtgtgtatatatggcTTAGAGGGACTTATATTTTCCTAGTGCATTATAATATCCTAGTGTATCAACACTTGAAATTGTGCCATGATGATTATTTAGGCAAAGTACTGTTATATGAGATTACATTCTTTCTTAGAAGAATGCTGGCGGTTGTAAGGACAACATGCAATAAGTTTATATCCTCTTTATTTATGTTGTAGGCCTATTCAACTGTTGGTACACCTGATTATATTGCTCCAGAAGTTCTGCTGAAAAAAGGATATGCAATGGAGTGTGATTGGTATGTGTTTCTCAATGTTCTTGTTTTCATTTGAGAAAAGATTTGGTGATATTTCTGATTCAGACTGTCCACACCACATCCCTACTAATTAGGTGGTCTCTGGGGGCAATCATGTATGAGATGCTTGTTGGGTATCCACCATTTTATTCTGATGAGCCCATGTCTACCTGTAGGAAGGTAATAGatgattcttttttatttacttttttgttCTAGATGCAGCTTTCTTGTTGGCTCTTTTACTTATTACTTGATCGTTAAACATTACATTACGATTACCATTTTTCATTAATAAGGTAACAGATTTTAGCATTACTAAGGTCAGTACTCTTCTTAATTCTTGCCTTAATCTTTACACAGATAGTTAACTGGAGAACTCATTTGAAATTTCCGGAAGAGGCGAAACTATCGCCAGAAGCTAAAGATCTTATTTGTAAACTCTTGTGTAATGTAGAGCAAAGGCTTGGTACAAGAGGTGCTGACGAAATCAAGGTGCTCTGCTTTGTGTCTGTTTTAAATATTCTGAAATGCTGTTAGTAACAAACCATCAATTTATGTGCTTTACCATCTTTTCAGGCTCACCCATGGTTCAAAGGCACTGAGTGGGATAAATTATATCAAATGACTGCTGCATTCATTCCTGAAGTTAATGGTGAACTGGATACCCAAAACTTTGAAAAGTTTGAAGAGGTTTTTCCCCTTTTCCAGTTTAGACTTATCTCTCTTGCTTTTCGCTTTCAGGTTTTTTCACCCTTATGTTATTGGTCTTTTGCAGGCTGACAGTCAAGTCCCTTCAGCAGCAAAATCAGGCCCCTGGAGGAAGGTGGGTGCATGCTGCTACTAACCTTTTCTACCACTGTTCTCATTGTGACCTGCAATCTTAAATTTTCACTGAAAGCCTGGTTTGGACTCAATAGAGCATGGTATTTTGTTTGTGTTATGTTGTCTTGTGATTGTGGTATGGGTTATAAAATCCTCGTATAGCAATGTGTTCTTGGGTGTTCATATATGAGTGTTTGTTGCAATAACATAATACACATTACTGAAGATATGCCTTTGAACAATAGTTTAACAAGCTTAATGAAGATTGAGCCTGTTTCTCATATTTGTTGTACCATGACTTGAAATATGCAATATCatgaaaagagagagaaggtaTTTGTTTGGGAAAGCGATCAAGTGAAGCTAGTCATTTTGTTGCTGCATAAGTTTCTTATACTGCAATTAGATCTGATAAGtgataagtatttctttattgcACAGATGCTTTCATCTAAGGACGTGAACTTCATGGGATACACCTACAAGAACTTTGAAATCGTGAATGATCATGAAGTCCCAGGAATGGGTAAGTGTTATCTTATTTTATGCTTGCTTTGTCCGAATTAGCAATGTATATCTGTCTCCACATGTAATAAGTTATGAATATAGCAACTGTCTCTGGTCTAGCCCAGCATCCAAATTtggcttctttttatttttctgtctTGAACTTAACGAGTACTGACTGGTTCAATGCGCCTTGGTGTTACTACCAGTtgaactgaagaagaagaacaccAAGCCTAAGAGACCTACTGTGAAGTCCCTTTTCAGTACGATCCTCTTCCCTTCTCAGCTAGTTTATGGATATCGTGAGTACAAAATAACTAGGAAACACGAGGTTAGGCTGCCCttacattttctttttaatcataACAGGTGAGGAGTCGGACTCAGAATCCACTCAATCTTCAAATGGAAGTTTCCTAAACCTGCTACCTTCCAAATCAGATACCCCAAAACAATGCGATATATAGGGCTCGATAGCACCAGACTAAACACGTGGTGTAAAGCATTTCTGGATGGGTTCATTTGGGTTGCCTTCCTTCTTCGTGTGTGCTTGAACTGTAAGTATCCATGACGATGGCAGTTTTCCAGCTATATTTTCTTGATTCAGCAACAGCTTGTGTAAATCATACCCTCATTGTACATATCTCTCTTTACTGCTTCTCACAAAGGATGATGTAAttctttttgaattttcaagCTGTAGAAACTAATTCATTGTTCATAGGATCAATTTGAACAAACTACAattttgagagaaaaaaaatgaagcgTTGTTTGCCGCATTGTTGTTCATAGTAGTACCTCCTCGAGTTTTAGATAATTgtgtgattatattataaaatGATCGACACATCATTCACTACTTAtggggatgagatccagtgtcccatgTGTCACTATGCTCCATggttatatctattattttaaaaaataaaatttaattatatcgaaaaattaaaatatatatatatatatataccatgactttgaattcaTAAACCTATTATTTGTtaacaaaattgaaattaaatgataaaaaattaattatatatatcctAGATTGAtagaataaaccctagttaataattacaagattaaattaaaacatacaaagttaaaattaaagaaaaaatatatataaaaaaataaataaaattgaaagtaagACATAAAATGTGATACAATGAATCTCATTCCCTATTTATGAGTATGCACCGTCTAAATTTAGTTAGTGTCACCGTATTTCTTTTACATTGCTAATATAGTTTTTAAATTCTAATACCTTAAAATTTGTTATCAAGAATTTAAATTtgcaaattacataaaaattaaagtttgatttttttattttttttccccctGTAACTTCTGAAAGAGAtgaataaaagaataaattgaATGTAATTAGGAAATTTGCATTTTCCGATAACAATTTTGTAAGTATTGTAATAAAAGATTGAAAATATGTTAACATGGACTAAATGTTAAGATGCTTTAAATGTTAGTATTGTAATTAGATATACACAAAACATTTTAATATCAATATATAGAAACGTTATGGAgtaaaatttatttgtaaatattaaCATCATCTACAATTATGTAtgttaaattcaaaaaatattcGTATCTCtggagtataatttttcacgaccctaagattattaatttataaaaaagttTCCATAGTAGTATTCACCaatttagaaaaagaaagataaaaggaaaaaagagtaaAGCAAATAGTATTAATttggatatttttatttttttaataaaacaaGAGGGTGAGAGAGACTGCTAGAGTCTAGAGATATTCTCAGCGTTTACAAGAGTCGCTATTTCAGTTATCAGTTACACGCTTACTATTCTACACTATAAACACTCGACCATATACCGctcatttcttcttcagctcatTCTGACTGTTCAATATGCAGGTAAATCAATTAAATTCCTTACTGAAaccctagttttttttttttctctgtcTCTCCTTCTTTCCACAATTATTATCTCCAATCACTTTCTTTGAAGCTCACCATTATTAAAATCTGATGGAATCCAATTTTTGTGGCTCTGACCGGTGCAGGCGAGCGACAGGTTTAATATAAACTCGCAGCTCGAGCATTTGCAGGCTAAATATGTCGGTACAGGGCACGCCGACTTGACTCGATTGTAAGTACCTAAGCTAAAACTGAGGAAAGAGTTCTTATTTGTTCGATTGCTTTCGATGAACCAACTCTTTGTTTTTTATCTAATGTTGGGAATTTTGGGGAAATTGCTTCTCTTGTAGTGAATGGGCGGTGAATATCCACCGAGATAGCTACGCCTCGTACGTCGGGCATTATCCGATTCTGGCCTACTTTGCCGTCGCTGAAAATGAATCCATTGGGAGAGAGCGCTACAATTTCATGCAGGTATGCCTTCTGTACgctttttttgtgtgtgtgtgtgtgtgtgtttggagCATGTCTAGTCATCTGGTGAAGATAAGGTACTTGAATTTTGTGGGTGTTGAGTTTtctaaatttctttttatttccccCTTTAATTTCTCTATTTCGTGGATTTGGAGTTGGTGGGGGCTGTTTCTTTTATGGAATTTGGATGGTAAATGTGTAACTGATTTGACTCTGAAAATGCCTCAATGAGATGTGAGTCGGTTGGTGCACTCTTTTTCATATTTGGCCCTTTCAGCTTTGAGTTAGGTTTTCGGGTCAAAATTTACAATGTTTTGCAAATACTTCAGGGTAGTGGTAGTAGCCTAGTACATATATTTTGTTTCAATTTGGAAGGTTTCTGAAGAAGATGAGTTGCTCGTTacattttgaattgttttagCTTCAAGTTGTCACTGTACATGAATAGGAATGAATGAATTATGTCACAGATGGCATCATGGTATGTTTGATTGGTTTTATTCTTAACAATTAATCAAAGAAGAGATGAAGATTTTACTTATGTGGTCTCTGTGTTAGGAGATTTTGGTATGACATTTCTAAGAAATTGGCATTATATCtgaatatctttttttttttttcacacaaTTATATGCTAAATGGTTTCCTGCATCATTCTGGTTGAGTGTCTTTCCAATTATGCTAGCATATGTGGGAGTAGTTTCTTGTAAAGTTGATATTTGACTCCAGCCACTGACCTGTCCAAACCAAAGTCAGTTCTGGTGACTGGTTTCAGGTAAATGGTTttttggttcgggttactggtACCACTGAGGGCCCGTTTGCTTGAGTCCACTAAATATCTAGGTATTAATTATATCTGGATAATTAATCTAGTTGCTGTGAGTTTAATTAACTAATCATTTGTTTgatataaagttaataatatatgtatatcttGTTTTGGGTGTTTGATGGCATTCCAGATATAAGTCGAAAGGGATGACTATCCTTTGAAATTACCATGTTAACCCCCACctcttcactctctctctcctcgccCTCTACACCCTCCACCACCACCCTCTTCTCCCCTCCCTCTCCTCTCTCACCGCCGCCAACGTATTCCTCTCCTCTGCCAGCAACTACACCGTCTCCGCCTACCTCCGCCACCTGACCCTCCGCCCCCACCTCGCCGGcacccctctctccctctccacCGCCCTCTACGTCCACTCCCACTTCCAATCCCTCGGCCTCACCGCCCACGCCACAAACTTCTCCGCCCTTTTTTCTTCACAATAAAATCACCGTCGTGGCTCCAACTCCAATTGCCAATCCCAAACTCACAAAAACCAGTTCTCTCAACAAGATCCCCACAAACTATTTCCCAAAACCAATTTCTTCCAAtcaattcatgttttttttaatcaattctCTAATTATCGCCGCTTCAATTGTTATCGCCGCTTTAATTTAGCCACAAGAAATCATTCCTTCACGGGTGGCGGCTCGATTTTGCGTTTCTAGTTGTCGACTTCTGGATCTTGATTTTTGGTCATCAATGGACGCTCTCGATTTCTTCGTGGGCCACAACGTTTTTCTGTTGGGGATGGAGGTATATAGCGGCGACGATGGTAGCTGGTCGTCGATGGCTAGttgcgaagaagaagaagatccgTTCTTCCAATTGCGAAGAACACAAATATAATTCACAAATATAATTCACAGAGAGAGTATTCGCTTTTTGAAGTTTTTTGAAGTTGGGTTGATGATGAGGATAAATTTGTCAACAAAAAGTTAATATTTGTTACTGTACAAAATGGTATAATTTAACTTGGGGGAGGTGCGGGATGGATTTTCTAAGTGTAACAGTAGAATTACAGCGGGCCTCGATTTTCTTGCGGGCCGAGGCTATAACTTATGTTGCCTATCAAACATGCAATTAGGGGAGATAAATAAGCTAATACCCCCTTGTAACCCCTAACAAACACGCCCTGAAACTATTAATTGGGTGGTTGGTTCAGTTATGATATTGGTGCAGTTGTTTTAGGGCCCACCGGAGCCCGATTGAGGATTTAATAACTCACTTTTAAAGAATGATTGTATGCATTATAACTGATTCAGGGATCATTTCTTTGAAGAAGCATCTTGCCTCCCTTGGACCCTCTGTTTATGTCCCCCTTCCCCTTGAGCGTTGCATTTAAACACCAATCCAGCTAATTTTGAAGCCACCCACAATCCAAGTGCACCACATGCATAATCGGGCATTTGGACTGCCACTACCACCTCCGTTTGTTGTcccctctccccccccccccaccccctctTTCCCCTTTATGCGTGTATTGTTCCAATCTTGAATGTGAAGACAATCTCGTCTTAGTGCTAGCAGTGGGTGTGAAGTACTGTGAAGTTCTCAGGTCTTGCAGcaatcaaattttatttccaTGTAGGTCTAAAAGTTAGACTAGATTTGTAACTTGGGGATCTTGAATATTGCTGTTACTTTGTGTTCATTTTTTGGAATTGTTCAGCTTTAATAAGAGCAAATAGGTTCTTATTATAATTTAAGATTTGTTTCTTTTTCCCAAAAAATGAAAGTACCCAGATTTTTCATTAGTGAAGTCTCATTTGAATTACTCCTAGTCCTAACTGAACAAGACAACCATATCACCTGCCTATTAAACACCCTAATTTTCTGGTAAAGGTTATCGGGAGATGGATTTTAATGCTTAAATCTCCCGAGCGAGCAGATTTGCTTGCGGTGACGTTTAGAACATCATAGTACTTcatgtattcttttttatattcTTGGAGATTGTTTGTGGCTGGTTTTCGTATCAAAGTTTGTAATATTTTGTGAATTCCCAACGTCTGTGCAGAAAATGCTTTTGCCGTGTGGGCTTCCTCCCGAGAGAGAAGATGATTGAAATGCCTCCTGAGATCGTTGTGGCTGGTGAAAGCTGAAAACTGCACTCGGATGTTCTCAGAGACTCTCAGCCATGCCTTTCACGATTATTAGCCTCCTTATGCAGTTTCCAGATTTGGGCACTTGTGCTCGACTCATTCACGCTGTAGTTGACTGCTACTCTTACTACCTCTTAACACAATGCTTGGTTTTTTCAAGCAAAGATTGCTACTTTTTCGAGTTTTTGTTCACTTGTGTGTAAATGTTGGAGTATTTCATGGCTGTTGTTGCGAGGAATTGCGATCTCAATAATTCAATCTTGTTCTCTTTCTTATAGACTAGAGTGACATACACACAAGTCTATAAATCGACAAAAATAAAGTAAGCAATAAACCAAACACCGTGCACTACTCGAGAAAAAAAACTTGAGGATGCACGAGCTTGAAATTTTTTCCACTAAaaaatgttactccctccgtccaccaaagatatgccacaattttctttttcgtccgtccacaaaaaatatgccacatccatttttagtagtagggtccacacaactccactcacatttaaagtgagacCCTTATCCCACTACCAACTTTACTCAAACTCACCCTTAtctcaaattttattaaaattcgtgcggAAAGTAAAGTGATATACCAAAAAACTTTACTCAAACTCACCCTTAtctcaaattttattaaaattcgtgcggAAAGTAAAGTGATATATCTTTTGGTGGACTACCAACTTTactcaatttttattaaaactcgtgctgaaagtaaagtggcatatcttttggtggacggacggagtattaatttttattataagcAACCACAATTGTATTGTGATTTGTGAAAGCTACATCTATAAATAGGAGAATGCATGACACTATTTGTAATAAGGAAATCAGCTAGGACTGAAAACATGGCATCCAATTCAGTCAGTTGTCTGAAGTGGGTGTGATTTTTCTTTGGTTAAAAATCCGATGAAAACCGCCGTCGGAACCATTTTGGGCAACCCTTCCGTCATCAAAAGCAGCTCCCAAGCGAAACAGCTCCATGCCCAAGTCGTCAAACGTCAAGGAAATGCCATTCTTTTTGCTAAATCCGCTGCTATCATTCTCTCGGTTTACGCCAACTTCAACCTC is a window encoding:
- the LOC131001209 gene encoding uncharacterized protein LOC131001209 isoform X1; this encodes MEAARRWCAKFHSKEKHKTSNKKSEPRPNGKEGLKAQLNEETPSNATKQKAAAAKQYIEKHYKEQMKSLQERRERRNMLEKKLADADVSAEEQNNILKYLEKKETEYMRLQRHKMGADDFEPLTMIGKGAFGEVRICREKKTGHVYAMKKLKKSEMLRRGQVEHVKAERNLLAEVDSNCIVKLYCSFQDEEYLYLIMEYLPGGDVMTLLMRKDTLTEDEAKFYVGETVLAIESIHKHNYIHRDIKPDNLLLDKNGHMKLSDFGLCKPLDCSNIQEKDFTVGNNYSGALQSDGRPAAPKRTQQEQLQHWQRNRRMLAYSTVGTPDYIAPEVLLKKGYAMECDWWSLGAIMYEMLVGYPPFYSDEPMSTCRKIVNWRTHLKFPEEAKLSPEAKDLICKLLCNVEQRLGTRGADEIKAHPWFKGTEWDKLYQMTAAFIPEVNGELDTQNFEKFEEADSQVPSAAKSGPWRKMLSSKDVNFMGYTYKNFEIVNDHEVPGMVELKKKNTKPKRPTVKSLFSTILFPSQLVYGYREYKITRKHEVRLPLHFLFNHNR
- the LOC131001210 gene encoding uncharacterized protein At4g14342 isoform X1, with product MQASDRFNINSQLEHLQAKYVGTGHADLTRFEWAVNIHRDSYASYVGHYPILAYFAVAENESIGRERYNFMQVCLLYAFFVCVCVCVWSMSSHLVKIRYLNFVGVEFSKFLFISPFNFSISWIWSWWGLFLLWNLDGKCVTDLTLKMPQ
- the LOC131001209 gene encoding uncharacterized protein LOC131001209 isoform X2, encoding MEAARRWCAKFHSKEKHKTSNKKSEPRPNGKEGLKAQLNEETPSNATKQKAAAAKQYIEKHYKEQMKSLQERRERRNMLEKKLADADVSAEEQNNILKYLEKKETEYMRLQRHKMGADDFEPLTMIGKGAFGEVRICREKKTGHVYAMKKLKKSEMLRRGQVEHVKAERNLLAEVDSNCIVKLYCSFQDEEYLYLIMEYLPGGDVMTLLMRKDTLTEDEAKFYVGETVLAIESIHKHNYIHRDIKPDNLLLDKNGHMKLSDFGLCKPLDCSNIQEKDFTVGNNYSGALQSDGRPAAPKRTQQEQLQHWQRNRRMLAYSTVGTPDYIAPEVLLKKGYAMECDWWSLGAIMYEMLVGYPPFYSDEPMSTCRKIVNWRTHLKFPEEAKLSPEAKDLICKLLCNVEQRLGTRGADEIKAHPWFKGTEWDKLYQMTAAFIPEVNGELDTQNFEKFEEADSQVPSAAKSGPWRKMLSSKDVNFMGYTYKNFEIVNDHEVPGMVELKKKNTKPKRPTVKSLFSEESDSESTQSSNGSFLNLLPSKSDTPKQCDI
- the LOC131001210 gene encoding uncharacterized protein At4g14342 isoform X2 → MQASDRFNINSQLEHLQAKYVGTGHADLTRFEWAVNIHRDSYASYVGHYPILAYFAVAENESIGRERYNFMQKMLLPCGLPPEREDD